In Buchnera aphidicola (Ceratovacuna japonica), the genomic window AATATTACATTTTTAACAAAAATAATATATAATTATAAAATTATGAGTTATAAAATATTATCTAGAAAATACAGACCCAAATGTTTTACAGAAATAGCGGGTCAAAAATATATAATAAAATCAATATATAATAGTTTAAAATTAAAAAAAATACATCAATCATGGATTTTTTCTGGAGATAGTGGTATAGGAAAAACTACTATATCAAGACTTTTATCTAAAAGTTTAAGTTGCAAAACTGGTATAAAATATTTTTCTTGTTTAAAATGTAGCAATTGTATAGAAATATTAAATGGAAACTTTATAGATCTTATAGAGATTGATGCAGCGTCTAAAACTAAAGTAGAAGAAATTAAAGAAATTTTAGAAAATTCTAAATATCTTCCAATAAAAGGAAGATTTAAAATTTATATAATTGATGAAGTTCACATGTTGTCCAAATATAGTTTCAATGCTTTATTAAAAATTTTAGAAGAACCATATAAGCATACAAAATTTATATTAGCTACTACAAATATAAAAAAAATACCAGAAACAATAATTTCTAGATGCATATGTTTTAACTTAAAACAAGTTAACAAAAAACAAACTTATAAATATTTAAAAAATATATTGAACAAAGAAAATATAAAGATAGAAAAATGCGCAATGGAAACAATATATGAAGAGTCCAATGGAAATATAAGAAGCTCTCTAAATATAATAGAGCAAGCTATATTATTAGACAAAAATATAATAACAGAAAAAAACATAATAAATATATTAGGTATAATAGAACAAAAAAAAATATTTTTATTAATAAAATATTTAATGAAAAAAAACATTAATAAAGTTTTTGAAATATTAAATAAAATAAATGCATCTAACTTTCAATGGGAAATTATATTAGATAATATGTTAAAACTGTTACATCACTTTGCTATTTTAAAAAAATTTGGTTTTAGTATAGAAAATAAGACATATATGAAAAATTATAAAAATAA contains:
- the dnaX gene encoding DNA polymerase III subunit gamma/tau, whose translation is MSYKILSRKYRPKCFTEIAGQKYIIKSIYNSLKLKKIHQSWIFSGDSGIGKTTISRLLSKSLSCKTGIKYFSCLKCSNCIEILNGNFIDLIEIDAASKTKVEEIKEILENSKYLPIKGRFKIYIIDEVHMLSKYSFNALLKILEEPYKHTKFILATTNIKKIPETIISRCICFNLKQVNKKQTYKYLKNILNKENIKIEKCAMETIYEESNGNIRSSLNIIEQAILLDKNIITEKNIINILGIIEQKKIFLLIKYLMKKNINKVFEILNKINASNFQWEIILDNMLKLLHHFAILKKFGFSIENKTYMKNYKNKINKMLKNIEFYKIYKYYKIMIEGKKEIQISVNPRICVEMTLLKIL